The genomic stretch GAGCTTCAGCTCAAACACGAAGAGCCGCTCCACCCTCTCCCGCTTCTTCTTGGCCATGAAATCCTACCGGAAAACATGCCCGATAAATCTTTCACTACTGTAACCGCTCGCGTCGTTGAAGTCAACAGTAGACAGCAACAAAAAATTCGGGTATTATATTGCTATGCCCCGTGCGACAACTTCGATCGCGGGGTGCGAAGTAACGAGAATCCCAAAATTGATATAAGGCGACAATGGTTACAAAAAACGATGACGCAGCATTACACACATCCATCGAAGTTGTAGCACAGGGTATGGACGAACTGCTTTTCAACACATCGGTCGGGCTTCACCTCACCCCAATGCAAGTGGCGCAAGAAATCGTGCGCTTCATGTGCGAAGATGCGACCCGGAAATACAAAGTGACGCTCGGCACCGACTCCATGCGGCTCACGGGAAACGCGGCGGATTTTGTGACCGCAATCGTCGTGCATCGTGTGGGACGCGGCGGACGGTATTTTTGGCGCCGTATTGAGCTGGACAACTTCCACACCATGCGCGACCGCATCACACACGAAGTCATCATGTCGCTGGAAATTGCCACAGGGTTTCTCACAAAACTCGAAGAAGCAAAAAACGCGGCAACGGCAAACGTGCCGCATTATGATTTTGAAATTCACGTGGACGTCGGAGAAAACGGCGCGACCAAAGCGATGATCCAGGAACTCGTCGGCATGGTGCGCGCGCACAACTTTGAAGCGCGAATCAAACCCGAAAGCTACGCGGCATCAAACATCGCCGATAAACATACCTAACATGGACAAGTTAGTCATTGATATAGAAACCAAAAACACGTTCGCCGATGTCGGCGGACAATTTAACCTCCACAAACTGGAGGCGTCGTTTGTGGGCATTTATTCATACAACGAAAACTCTTACCTCTCATTTTTTGAAAAAGATTTTGATAAGCTTGGACGGGTGCTCCAAAAAGCCGGACTCGTCATCGGCTTCAGCATCAACCGCTTTGATATTCCGGTGATGAAAAAATATTACGAGTCCGGCAACAACTTCTCCACCGGAGTCAATTTCAACATCTTCGCGGTGGAGCGGCTGGATCTCCTGGAAGAAATTGAACGCGCCATCGGCAGCCGCATCAGTTTGGATTTGCTCGCCAAAGAAAACCTCGGTATCGGCAAAACACACCACGGTTTGGACGCGGTGAAATTTTACCGCGAAGGCAACATGGAGGAGCTCAAGAATTATTGCCTGCACGATGTGAAAATTACCAAAGACTTATATGAACTCGCGAAGAAGCAAGGGTACCTCATGGTGCCGCAGCGGGATAATCCGCAGCCGCTCAAAGTGGCGTTGAGTTTCAAGGAGACATACATGCCGGCGACGCTGTTCTAGGCAGTCCAGAAAGCAAAAAAGCAACGAAGCAATAAAGCAACGGGTGCCGCGCGAAACCCATTGAAGCATATCGCGCTCATGCTTCTTTGTTTTCATGCTTCTTTGCTTCCATGCTTTCCTGCTTTCTTGTACAATAAGTACATGAAGCGCAAACCAAAGAAAGAACGTGGAGAGGATCGCGATGAGGCGCCCCGCGAAAGCGGCTTGCACATGAGCGCGGGGACAAAGAAAAGCGTCGCGGCGGTGCTACTTCTTGGTGTCGCGGTGGTACTGCTCCTCGCAAGTTTCGCGAAAGCCGGCCCGGCAGGCACATTTCTTTTTGATATCCTCTACAAGCTGTTCGGCTGGGGCTATTACCTCTGGCCGTTTATCGCGTTCGTCATCGCGCTCTCGCTGCTGCTCTCCGCGGAAGAAAAGTTTTTTGCCATGACCGCCGTGGGAGCGGGGGGGTTTATCGCCGGCGGCCTCGGCCTCATTGATATTGTATTTCCGGAAAAAGGCGGTCTCATCGGAAACGGTATCGGCGCCTTGGAGGTCCCTTTCGGCTACATCGCGGGCATCGTCCTCACCGGATGCATCATGATCGCCTCGCTCCTCATCGCGCTGGACGCGAAAATCGTGCTGTTGCGGCCGAAAAAAGAAGCCGGCGAAGAAGACGAAGAAAAAGAAACGCCGGAGCCGGTCGCAAAGAAACCGGCAATGGAACAGCACGCGATTGTGGTGAAATCCGGTGACGGAAAAAAAGAAACGATGACGCTGGACCTTAAGGGCAAAAAAACCGAGCGCGAGGAAGAAGAAGAAAAACCGAAGCATGAGGAGGCGGACGAGAAAGAATTAAGCATTTCCTACGGCTCAAAAGCTTCGGCCCGCAACACGAAAGAACCCTACAAACCCCAAAACTACACCGCGCCGCCGCTTTCGCTATTAAAATCCTCCACCGAGAAGCCGACCTCCGGCGACTTGCGCGCAAATGCAAACATTATTAAGCGCACACTGGAGAGCTTTGGCATTCCGGTAGAAATGGGCGAGATTAACATCGGACCGAAAGTCACCCGCTATACCTTAAAACCCGCGGAAGGCATTAAAATTACGCGCATTTTGGCGCTGAATCAAGACCTCGCCTTGGCGCTCGCCGCGCACCCCATCCGCATTGAGGCGCCGATTCCGGGAAAGTCACTCGTAGGCATTGAGGTGCCGAACAAATCCGCGGCAATCGTGCGGCTTGGCACGCTCCTCGGCTATCAGGAGTTCGCCGCATCCAGCCCGTTATCATTCGTACTCGGACGCGACGTGACCGGCGATCCCATTTTTGCGAACATCGAAAAAATGCCGCACATGATGATTGCGGGCGCGACCGGCTCCGGCAAAAGCGTTGCCATCCACGCGATGATTATTTCGCTCTTGTACAAAAACTCGCCGGAAACGCTGAAGTTCATTATGATTGACCCGAAGCGCGTGGAGCTCTCCGTCTACGACGGCATCCCCCACCTCGTCGCTCCCGTCATCACCGAAGGCAAAAAATCCGTTGGCGTGTTCCGCTGGGCGATTTCCGAAATGGAGCGCCGCTACGAGATTCTGCTCCAGGCCGGCGCGCGCGACATTAAAAGCTATAACAAATCAAACCAACCCCCGCTCCCCTTTATTGTTATTGTTGTGGATGAGCTGGCAGACCTTATGGCTTCCTACGGCCGGGAAATTGAAACCTCTATCGTGCGCCTCGCGCAAATGGCGCGCGCGACCGGCATTCACTTGATTGTCTCAACACAGCGCCCATCGGTGGAAGTCATCACCGGACTCATTAAAGCGAACATCACCGCGCGTGTTGCCTTGCAGGTCGCGAGCCAAGTGGACTCGCGCACCATTCTTGACATGGGTGGCGCGGAAAAATTGCTGGGCGGAGGTGATATGCTGTTTATCTCGTCCGATTACTCAAAACCGAAACGCATCCAAGGGGCTTATGTCAGCGAAGAAGAAATAAACAAAGTGTCGGACTTTGTCATGGAAAACAACCTTGGCGCCGAGCGCGTGAAAAGCGAAGCAAAAGATACCGAAGCCGCCATCGCGGCGGAGGGAGCACAGGCAATAGAGGCACCGGCCACGATGGGTTCGGTAAATTTTGACGAGGCCTTGCCAGACGATGACGATGAGCTCTATGATGAAGCGGTGAAAGTCGTGATGGAAGCGAAGAAGGCATCCGCCTCCCTCCTCCAACGACGGCTGAAAGTCGGGT from bacterium encodes the following:
- a CDS encoding DNA translocase FtsK, which produces MKRKPKKERGEDRDEAPRESGLHMSAGTKKSVAAVLLLGVAVVLLLASFAKAGPAGTFLFDILYKLFGWGYYLWPFIAFVIALSLLLSAEEKFFAMTAVGAGGFIAGGLGLIDIVFPEKGGLIGNGIGALEVPFGYIAGIVLTGCIMIASLLIALDAKIVLLRPKKEAGEEDEEKETPEPVAKKPAMEQHAIVVKSGDGKKETMTLDLKGKKTEREEEEEKPKHEEADEKELSISYGSKASARNTKEPYKPQNYTAPPLSLLKSSTEKPTSGDLRANANIIKRTLESFGIPVEMGEINIGPKVTRYTLKPAEGIKITRILALNQDLALALAAHPIRIEAPIPGKSLVGIEVPNKSAAIVRLGTLLGYQEFAASSPLSFVLGRDVTGDPIFANIEKMPHMMIAGATGSGKSVAIHAMIISLLYKNSPETLKFIMIDPKRVELSVYDGIPHLVAPVITEGKKSVGVFRWAISEMERRYEILLQAGARDIKSYNKSNQPPLPFIVIVVDELADLMASYGREIETSIVRLAQMARATGIHLIVSTQRPSVEVITGLIKANITARVALQVASQVDSRTILDMGGAEKLLGGGDMLFISSDYSKPKRIQGAYVSEEEINKVSDFVMENNLGAERVKSEAKDTEAAIAAEGAQAIEAPATMGSVNFDEALPDDDDELYDEAVKVVMEAKKASASLLQRRLKVGYARAARLLDMMEAKGVVGPGDGAKPREVFLESSGPELKPKDFPGGNDDANA
- a CDS encoding ribonuclease H-like YkuK family protein — encoded protein: MVTKNDDAALHTSIEVVAQGMDELLFNTSVGLHLTPMQVAQEIVRFMCEDATRKYKVTLGTDSMRLTGNAADFVTAIVVHRVGRGGRYFWRRIELDNFHTMRDRITHEVIMSLEIATGFLTKLEEAKNAATANVPHYDFEIHVDVGENGATKAMIQELVGMVRAHNFEARIKPESYAASNIADKHT
- a CDS encoding ribonuclease H-like domain-containing protein; its protein translation is MDKLVIDIETKNTFADVGGQFNLHKLEASFVGIYSYNENSYLSFFEKDFDKLGRVLQKAGLVIGFSINRFDIPVMKKYYESGNNFSTGVNFNIFAVERLDLLEEIERAIGSRISLDLLAKENLGIGKTHHGLDAVKFYREGNMEELKNYCLHDVKITKDLYELAKKQGYLMVPQRDNPQPLKVALSFKETYMPATLF